The Drosophila nasuta strain 15112-1781.00 chromosome 2L, ASM2355853v1, whole genome shotgun sequence genome window below encodes:
- the LOC132795182 gene encoding uncharacterized protein LOC132795182 isoform X1: MSGLEKFQDNPAWRKKLLNHLLMDRPRPAATQPLLDTMERRHSLDIVLDFPALIAARKAELEKIRQREEVTLAATASEMIRKSSDELQQELEADVDDSFGAFERMCDKTGSDPDSTLFQYLHSDDKDQVLAQAKERSARANKSGDLEMEALRRMLEDVSCHQQLDNESPLKGVECTQLEDIEAPSRLWDNDYTISGNDSVLLPKTAAKTSPVKMVGLLRPSTILEASSEADLSDYQTESSFQTAAASIKTTQSLETIASGSSCYETAADNSLASSCSKETGAATSLNVDDLFYAAIAKGRPLGMSKGEEEELLIDLQETLLDLVAKQQNETIASEAAEDTIIELSSGSEDEEDCNVEIKQEQQEKELEEQADEFSSSEEENKENKSLQFNDTMEEMEYMMQKGMEYMAKAQASKTNATASKPTTPIKPQTPIKSVTPSKPATPKLLPKQSTFVLTPKASPLRSVTNSANKKQPLSASVSSRYALNMDKPTGKFFKEPSAIPVRRNLKSLKDQFAHIVSPIRTYTQKSSTAPLMSMFRQAQNVNDAFDKLSCHEFQEESRLCQLKRPPGTIKLHATDLSHCIEPRPKLLPKKAYISSELKQVVDERTPLPMPNVPKIQKYLNSAVEPMVLRHDGKLKINENDAGSHIPPRVNQSLGDLSLASGDISLYTIKDAQKF, translated from the exons atgtctgGCTTAGAGAAATTTCAAGACAACCCGGCTTGGCGTAAGAAATTGCTCAACCATCTGCTTATGGATCG tcCGCGACCAGCTGCAACGCAACCTTTATTAGATACCATGGAGCGTCGTCATAGTTTAGATATTGTTCTCGACTTTCCCGCTTTGATCGCAGCCCGCAAAGCGGAGCTAGAGAAGATTCGCCAGCGTGAGGAAGTCACACTGGCAGCAACGGCAAGTGAAATGATCCGCAAGAGCAGCGATGAACTGCAACAGGAACTTGAGGCAGATGTCGATGATAGCTTCGGTGCTTTTGAACGCATGTGCGATAAAACTGGATCTGATCCCGATAGCACGCTCTTTCAATATCTGCACAGCGATGATAAGGATCAGGTGCTGGCCCAGGCCAAAGAGCGCAGCGCACGCGCTAATAAAT CTGGTGACTTAGAGATGGAGGCACTCCGTCGCATGCTGGAGGATGTCAGCTGTCATCAGCAGCTGGACAATGAGAGTCCTTTGAAAGGTGTCGAGTGCACACAGCTGGAGGATATCGAGGCACCTTCACGTTTATGGGACAACGATTACACCATCAGTGGCAATGATTCGGTGTTGCTGCCAAAAACTGCGGCAAAGACTTCGCCCGTCAAAATGGTTGGCTTGCTGCGTCCCTCGACCATATTGGAGGCATCCAGCGAGGCGGATCTGTCGGATTATCAAACGGAGAGTAGCTTTCAAACTGCCGCTGCTAGCATCAAAACAACTCAGAGCCTAGAGACAATTGCCTCCGGCTCGAGTTGCTATGAAACTGCGGCGGACAATTCATTGGCAAGCAGCTGCTCAAAGGAAACAGGAGCTGCAACATCGTTGAACGTTGATGATCTGTTCTATGCGGCCATTGCCAAAGGACGTCCTCTTGGCATGTCCAAAGGCGAAGAGGAGGAGTTACTCATTGACTTGCAAGAGACGCTGCTTGATTTGGTTGCCAAGCAGCAGAATGAGACTATTGCAAGTGAGGCTGCCGAAGATACGATAATTGAATTGTCCTCAGGCagcgaagacgaagaagatTGCAATGTGGAAATCAAACAGGAGCAGCAAGAAAAGGAATTGGAAGAACAGGCAGATGAGTTTTCTTCAAGTGAGGAGGAAAATAAAGAGAACAAATCATTGCAGTTCAACGATACTATGGAGGAAATGGAGTACATGATGCAAAAGGGTATGGAATATATGGCTAAGGCGCAGGCATCAAAAACAAACGCAACAGCAAGCAAGCCAACGACACCAATCAAGCCCCAAACTCCAATCAAGTCAGTAACTCCAAGCAAGCCAGCAACACCTAAACTGTTGCCCAAGCAAAGCACCTTTGTGCTGACGCCAAAGGCGTCGCCACTGAGATCCGTCACAAATAGTGCCAACAAGAAGCAACCATTATCTGCCAGCGTTTCCTCGCGCTATGCCCTCAATATGGATAAGCCAACCGGAAAGTTCTTTAAAGAACCGTCAGCGATACCAGTGCGTCGCAATCTGAAGTCACTCAAGGATCAGTTTGCACACATCGTTAGTCCCATACGCACCTATACACAAAAGTCCTCAACGGCGCCCTTGATGAGCATGTTCCGTCAGGCACAGAATGTGAATGATGCCTTCGATAAACTGAGCTGCCACGAATTCCAGGAAGAGTCACGTCTCTGTCAATTGAAGCGTCCGCCAGGTACGATCAAGCTGCATGCAACGGACCTAAGCCACTGCATTGAACCTCGACCTAAATTGTTGCCCAAGAAGGCTTACATTTCATCCGAACTAAAGCAG GTTGTGGATGAGCGCACTCCGTTGCCCATGCCCAATGTGCcgaagatacaaaagtatctcaattCGGCTGTGGAGCCAATGGTGCTGCGTCACGATGGAAAGTTGAAGATCAACGAAAACGATGCAGGTTCTCACATTCCACCGCGTGTCAATCAAAGTTTGGGCGATCTGTCGCTGGCGTCGGGCGACATTTCGCTTTACACCATCAAGGATGCGCAGAAGTTTTAA
- the LOC132795182 gene encoding uncharacterized protein LOC132795182 isoform X2: MERRHSLDIVLDFPALIAARKAELEKIRQREEVTLAATASEMIRKSSDELQQELEADVDDSFGAFERMCDKTGSDPDSTLFQYLHSDDKDQVLAQAKERSARANKSGDLEMEALRRMLEDVSCHQQLDNESPLKGVECTQLEDIEAPSRLWDNDYTISGNDSVLLPKTAAKTSPVKMVGLLRPSTILEASSEADLSDYQTESSFQTAAASIKTTQSLETIASGSSCYETAADNSLASSCSKETGAATSLNVDDLFYAAIAKGRPLGMSKGEEEELLIDLQETLLDLVAKQQNETIASEAAEDTIIELSSGSEDEEDCNVEIKQEQQEKELEEQADEFSSSEEENKENKSLQFNDTMEEMEYMMQKGMEYMAKAQASKTNATASKPTTPIKPQTPIKSVTPSKPATPKLLPKQSTFVLTPKASPLRSVTNSANKKQPLSASVSSRYALNMDKPTGKFFKEPSAIPVRRNLKSLKDQFAHIVSPIRTYTQKSSTAPLMSMFRQAQNVNDAFDKLSCHEFQEESRLCQLKRPPGTIKLHATDLSHCIEPRPKLLPKKAYISSELKQVVDERTPLPMPNVPKIQKYLNSAVEPMVLRHDGKLKINENDAGSHIPPRVNQSLGDLSLASGDISLYTIKDAQKF, encoded by the exons ATGGAGCGTCGTCATAGTTTAGATATTGTTCTCGACTTTCCCGCTTTGATCGCAGCCCGCAAAGCGGAGCTAGAGAAGATTCGCCAGCGTGAGGAAGTCACACTGGCAGCAACGGCAAGTGAAATGATCCGCAAGAGCAGCGATGAACTGCAACAGGAACTTGAGGCAGATGTCGATGATAGCTTCGGTGCTTTTGAACGCATGTGCGATAAAACTGGATCTGATCCCGATAGCACGCTCTTTCAATATCTGCACAGCGATGATAAGGATCAGGTGCTGGCCCAGGCCAAAGAGCGCAGCGCACGCGCTAATAAAT CTGGTGACTTAGAGATGGAGGCACTCCGTCGCATGCTGGAGGATGTCAGCTGTCATCAGCAGCTGGACAATGAGAGTCCTTTGAAAGGTGTCGAGTGCACACAGCTGGAGGATATCGAGGCACCTTCACGTTTATGGGACAACGATTACACCATCAGTGGCAATGATTCGGTGTTGCTGCCAAAAACTGCGGCAAAGACTTCGCCCGTCAAAATGGTTGGCTTGCTGCGTCCCTCGACCATATTGGAGGCATCCAGCGAGGCGGATCTGTCGGATTATCAAACGGAGAGTAGCTTTCAAACTGCCGCTGCTAGCATCAAAACAACTCAGAGCCTAGAGACAATTGCCTCCGGCTCGAGTTGCTATGAAACTGCGGCGGACAATTCATTGGCAAGCAGCTGCTCAAAGGAAACAGGAGCTGCAACATCGTTGAACGTTGATGATCTGTTCTATGCGGCCATTGCCAAAGGACGTCCTCTTGGCATGTCCAAAGGCGAAGAGGAGGAGTTACTCATTGACTTGCAAGAGACGCTGCTTGATTTGGTTGCCAAGCAGCAGAATGAGACTATTGCAAGTGAGGCTGCCGAAGATACGATAATTGAATTGTCCTCAGGCagcgaagacgaagaagatTGCAATGTGGAAATCAAACAGGAGCAGCAAGAAAAGGAATTGGAAGAACAGGCAGATGAGTTTTCTTCAAGTGAGGAGGAAAATAAAGAGAACAAATCATTGCAGTTCAACGATACTATGGAGGAAATGGAGTACATGATGCAAAAGGGTATGGAATATATGGCTAAGGCGCAGGCATCAAAAACAAACGCAACAGCAAGCAAGCCAACGACACCAATCAAGCCCCAAACTCCAATCAAGTCAGTAACTCCAAGCAAGCCAGCAACACCTAAACTGTTGCCCAAGCAAAGCACCTTTGTGCTGACGCCAAAGGCGTCGCCACTGAGATCCGTCACAAATAGTGCCAACAAGAAGCAACCATTATCTGCCAGCGTTTCCTCGCGCTATGCCCTCAATATGGATAAGCCAACCGGAAAGTTCTTTAAAGAACCGTCAGCGATACCAGTGCGTCGCAATCTGAAGTCACTCAAGGATCAGTTTGCACACATCGTTAGTCCCATACGCACCTATACACAAAAGTCCTCAACGGCGCCCTTGATGAGCATGTTCCGTCAGGCACAGAATGTGAATGATGCCTTCGATAAACTGAGCTGCCACGAATTCCAGGAAGAGTCACGTCTCTGTCAATTGAAGCGTCCGCCAGGTACGATCAAGCTGCATGCAACGGACCTAAGCCACTGCATTGAACCTCGACCTAAATTGTTGCCCAAGAAGGCTTACATTTCATCCGAACTAAAGCAG GTTGTGGATGAGCGCACTCCGTTGCCCATGCCCAATGTGCcgaagatacaaaagtatctcaattCGGCTGTGGAGCCAATGGTGCTGCGTCACGATGGAAAGTTGAAGATCAACGAAAACGATGCAGGTTCTCACATTCCACCGCGTGTCAATCAAAGTTTGGGCGATCTGTCGCTGGCGTCGGGCGACATTTCGCTTTACACCATCAAGGATGCGCAGAAGTTTTAA
- the LOC132795389 gene encoding hydroxymethylglutaryl-CoA lyase, mitochondrial, translating into MLSPSCLALKCQPLLRYSAIRLLSSKVSQDRVRIVEVGPRDGLQNEPKLLPAAVKIDLIDRLSETGLQTIEATSFVSAKWVPQMGDNAEVLRGIRRVPGISYPVLTPNLKGFESALAAGAEEVAVFGAASDAFSLKNVNCDAAAAIERFKPVLAAAKQHGIRVRGYVSTIVGCPYEGAVAPKAVVKVVEALHQMGCYEISLGDTIGVGTPGSMRRMLDEVSRAVPADQLAVHCHDTYGQALSNILTSLDYGIRVVDASVSGLGGCPYARGASGNAATEDVVYMLHGMGLKTGVNLDKLIEVGRFICTELGRPSESKVNRAWKGPQSQKI; encoded by the exons ATGTTGAGTCCTAGTTGTTTGGCCCTTAAGTGTCAACCGCTGCTTCGCTACTCCGCGATT AGACTGTTGTCTAGCAAGGTGTCGCAGGATCGAGTGCGTATAGTTGAAGTGGGCCCCAGGGATGGATTGCAAAACGAGCCTAAACTTTTACCGGCAGCCGTCAAAATCGATTTGATCGATCGCCTATCTGAAACCGGATTACAAACGATTGAAGCTACCAGCTTTGTGAGTGCCAAATGGGTGCCGCAAATGGGCGACAATGCGGAAGTGCTGCGCGGTATTCGCCGGGTGCCTGGAATTAGTTACCCAGTGCTCACACCTAATCTAAAGGGCTTTGAAAGCGCCTTGGCTGCGGGTGCCGAAGAAGTTGCAGTGTTTGGTGCCGCTTCCGATGCCTTTTCGCTGAAGAACGTTAATTGTGATGCAGCGGCAGCCATTGAGCGCTTTAAACCTGTACTGGCAGCTGCCAAGCAACATGGAATCCGAGTTCGTGGCTACGTGTCCACCATT GTGGGTTGTCCTTACGAAGGCGCCGTGGCACCCAAAGCCGTCGTCAAAGTGGTTGAGGCGCTGCACCAAATGGGCTGCTACGAGATCTCCCTGGGCGACACCATTGGCGTTGGAACGCCGGGCAGCATGCGCCGTATGCTGGACGAAGTGTCGCGCGCTGTGCCTGCAGACCAACTTGCCGTGCATTGTCATGACACTTATGGCCAAGCATTGTCCAACATCTTGACCTCACTGGATTACGGCATCAGGGTGGTGGATGCCTCGGTCTCGGGGCTGGGCGGATGCCCATATGCACGAGGCGCCTCTGGCAATGCAGCCACCGAGGATGTGGTTTATATGTTGCACGGCATGGGCTTGAAAACTGGAGTCAATTTGGATAAACTAATTGAAGTAGGACGTTTTATATGCACCGAGTTGGGCAGACCGTCCGAGTCCAAGGTGAATCGCGCCTGGAAGGGACCACAATCGCAGAAGATCTAA
- the LOC132795303 gene encoding ZZ-type zinc finger-containing protein 3: MEQNHNKPNNAEPDSLRDECEDDDEIEDEDDVFHFESEHLALRGNQSYTNLLRTIALLQAQRIRVHQQIDELEKARDLYLAQPQLLMQKLRNNEPIIAPNYITTVSLPELPSLSVSEDVKKVTAPKASQESDKHTLNKAPTRLWTNEEQRRLEQLLIDYPPEEVEMRRFGKIAKELGNRTAQQVFSRVQKYFQKLHDAGLPVPGRLPKYRRAGGGLSTRKFNIRRSTFFPAQNIEIHMPEDDYAFDDLRPVTASPTLKVEPKLELGAQGKKQLQLKMLTAIREEKLLSEDGYSPDPLAPRCAECEESAVTRDRWHCNSCYCFINLCGDCLADQLVNETFEHITHDVAVEQET, encoded by the coding sequence ATGGAGCAAAACCACAACAAACCAAATAATGCAGAACCCGACAGTTTGCGGGATGAATGTGAGGATGACGACGAGATCGAGGACGAAGATGATGTGTTCCACTTCGAGTCGGAGCACTTGGCATTACGCGGCAATCAAAGTTACACCAATTTGCTGCGCACTATTGCCTTGCTGCAGGCGCAGCGCATTCGAGTGCATCAACAAATCGACGAGCTGGAAAAGGCGCGCGATTTGTATTTGGCACAACCACAGCTGCTAATGCAGAAGCTGCGCAACAATGAACCCATAATAGCACCTAACTACATAACCACGGTCAGTCTGCCGGAGTTGCCTAGTTTATCAGTAAGCGAAGATGTGAAGAAGGTAACAGCTCCAAAAGCGTCGCAAGAATCCGATAAGCATACCCTGAATAAGGCACCGACACGTCTGTGGACCAATGAGGAGCAGCGACGGCTGGAACAGCTACTTATCGACTATCCGCCTGAGGAGGTGGAGATGCGACGCTTCGGTAAAATCGCCAAAGAGCTAGGAAATCGAACGGCACAACAGGTTTTCAGCCGagtacaaaagtatttccagAAACTGCACGATGCTGGCTTGCCTGTGCCTGGTCGTCTGCCCAAATATCGACGCGCTGGCGGCGGACTTTCAACGCGCAAGTTTAATATACGTCGTTCCACATTCTTTCCGGctcaaaatattgaaatccACATGCCCGAAGACGATTATGCGTTCGATGATCTGAGGCCAGTTACTGCATCGCCGACGCTTAAAGTGGAGCCCAAACTAGAGTTGGGAGCGCAGGGCaagaagcagctgcagctgaagaTGTTAACGGCCATACGTGAGGAAAAACTGCTGTCAGAGGATGGCTATAGTCCCGATCCCTTGGCCCCGCGTTGTGCCGAATGCGAGGAATCGGCGGTGACGCGAGATCGTTGGCATTGTaacagttgttattgtttcatcAATTTGTGCGGCGATTGTTTGGCCGATCAGTTGGTCAACGAAACTTTCGAGCACATCACACACGACGTCGCTGTGGAGCAGGAGACCTGA